One genomic region from Bos javanicus breed banteng chromosome 14, ARS-OSU_banteng_1.0, whole genome shotgun sequence encodes:
- the PCMTD1 gene encoding protein-L-isoaspartate O-methyltransferase domain-containing protein 1 isoform X2 has protein sequence MKILLKVGGILVMPIEDQLTQIMRTGQNTWESKNILAVSFAPLVQPSKNDNGKPDSVGLPPCAVRNLQDLARIYIRRTLRNFINDEMQAKGIPQRAPPKRKRKRVKQRINTYVFVGNQLIPQPLDSEEDEKMEEDKEEEEKEPGEALKPEEPPQNLLREKIMKLPLPESLKAYLTYFREK, from the exons TTAACACAAATTATGCGAACTGGACAGAACACTTGGGAAAGTAAAAACATCCTTGCTGTGTCATTTGCTCCACTTGTGCAGCCAAGTAAGAATGACAACGGCAAGCCAGACTCTGTGGGCCTCC CCCCTTGTGCTGTCAGGAACCTGCAGGACTTGGCTCGCATTTACATCCGACGCACACTTAGGAATTTCATAAACGATGAGATGCAGGCCAAGGGGATTCCTCAGAGGGCTCCGCCCAAAAGGAAGAGGAAGCGGGTCAAGCAGAGGATTAACACTTACGTCTTTGTGGGCAACCAACTCATCCCCCAGCCTCTCGACAGTGAGGAGGACgagaagatggaggaagacaaagaggaggaggagaaggagccggGTGAAGCCTTGAAGCCGGAGGAGCCACCCCAAAACCTGCTGCGGGAGAAGATCATGAAGCTGCCCCTGCCAGAGTCTCTAAAAGCCTACTTGACATACTTCAGGGAGAAGTAG